In a genomic window of Sardina pilchardus chromosome 20, fSarPil1.1, whole genome shotgun sequence:
- the LOC134067038 gene encoding uncharacterized protein LOC134067038: MVRQHNKNSPKTAYHMDTFAITAMWQKKPVKLKLDPTSYSIILGIVHDCHHWFLVAIYPSEKKTIIVDSLGESALKIKRCLETTRALMRKMDVAVSRWTCTTVTHPLQRDATSCGVFALKFAEHILSDTPMQFSANKEKVDEMRKEIAESILSHSDDLSNLCHHCGEAETFDDSKEVVWISCDYCDRWFHVGCVGNPSLDKDYSCYACVK; this comes from the exons ATGGTGAGGCAGCACAATAAAAACTCCCCCAAGACTGCTTACCACATGGACACTTTTGCCATAACGGCCATGTGGCAGAAAAAGCCTGTGAAACTGAAG CTGGATCCAACCTCATACAGCATTATACTAGGCATAGTGCATGACTGCCATCACTGGTTTCTTGTT GCTATCTAtccatcagaaaaaaaaaccataATTGTGGACTCACTTGGAGAGTCtgcattaaaaataaaaaggtGTTTGGAGACAACAAG AGCCCTGATGAGGAAAATGGATGTAGCTGTATCACGCTGGACATGTACTACAGTGACTCACCCACTGCAGCGTGACGCCACATCCTGTGGAGTTTTTGCTTTAAAA tttgcaGAGCACATCCTCAGTGACACCCCGATGCAATTTTCAGCAAACAAGGAGAAAGTGGATGAAATGAGAAAAGAGATAGCTGAAAGCATACTCTCTCATTCCG ATGACCTAAGCAACCTGTGTCATCACTGTGGGGAGGCGGAAACATTTGACGATTCCAAGGAAGTTGTCTgg atATCCTGTGATTACTGCGACAGATGGTTTCACGTAGGATGTGTGGGAAATCCCTCACTGGACAAAGACTATTCATGCTATGCATGTGTGAAATGA